A single window of Aneurinibacillus sp. REN35 DNA harbors:
- a CDS encoding DUF3679 domain-containing protein: protein MKLAAKFFILVGVLFAGILCGINLAEKGVQRIEGASDQPVKGFYIKKVNDGGFEVEVLGKQVVTEPKLAEARAAGENWMSQTGNRVRTWVVVTTRQAMEWIMDKL from the coding sequence GTGAAGCTGGCCGCCAAATTTTTTATCCTTGTCGGAGTCTTATTTGCAGGTATTCTATGCGGCATCAATCTGGCAGAAAAAGGTGTTCAGCGTATCGAGGGCGCTTCCGACCAGCCGGTAAAAGGATTCTACATTAAAAAAGTGAACGACGGTGGCTTTGAAGTAGAAGTATTGGGCAAGCAGGTCGTTACAGAACCGAAGCTGGCAGAAGCTCGGGCGGCTGGTGAGAACTGGATGAGTCAGACTGGCAACCGCGTACGAACCTGGGTAGTTGTCACGACGCGCCAAGCAATGGAATGGATCATGGATAAATTATAG
- the spoIIP gene encoding stage II sporulation protein P, whose amino-acid sequence MSRRNRNLVVNLHGAGVQKSFVILSLGTAILFVLVGILFASQAGKGLSSQHVGKMTVAMSSNVLLHTMSYEIPYFEAHKDKDEEVDLSSLAFRLITSINPKDPRSFLGNELPGFSLFDTEVLVSGKDLALSELPFESSPPPEAFKKDAAPEATAPAQPEKPMEQEVLSTNGRKVFFIYNTHNRESWVHAVPEAQAKNNPDLAMDEKKNITLVSKRLAQTLEKNGIGSSVGTTDFTGRLVNRGASYALSYAESLKAVKAVMKQNRDLDYFIDIHRDSLRRKSTTVTINGKSYAQIHFVIGMRNKDWEKNQQFALKVHNIVEKKYPGLSKGIFGKKGGNGEYNQSVSPNAILVEVGGVDNTLEESYRTADVLAEAIAEVFWEAQKVDTKTKPKRS is encoded by the coding sequence GTGTCGAGAAGGAATCGTAACTTGGTCGTGAATTTGCATGGAGCAGGCGTGCAGAAAAGCTTCGTCATTCTTTCGCTGGGTACGGCGATTTTATTTGTTTTAGTTGGGATTCTGTTCGCTTCCCAGGCGGGGAAGGGACTCTCCTCCCAGCATGTAGGCAAGATGACGGTAGCGATGTCAAGCAACGTATTACTGCATACCATGAGCTATGAAATTCCGTATTTTGAAGCCCATAAGGACAAGGACGAAGAGGTTGATCTCTCTTCTCTTGCGTTTCGTTTGATTACAAGCATTAATCCAAAAGATCCGCGCAGCTTTTTAGGGAACGAGCTGCCGGGCTTTAGCCTGTTTGATACGGAGGTGCTTGTCTCTGGCAAGGATTTGGCGCTGAGCGAGCTTCCGTTCGAATCGTCTCCGCCGCCCGAAGCTTTCAAAAAAGATGCAGCGCCGGAAGCAACCGCGCCCGCGCAGCCTGAGAAGCCGATGGAGCAGGAGGTGCTGTCAACGAACGGACGAAAGGTGTTCTTTATTTATAACACGCATAATCGCGAATCATGGGTACATGCTGTCCCGGAGGCACAGGCTAAGAACAACCCTGATCTGGCAATGGATGAGAAGAAGAATATCACGCTTGTAAGCAAGCGGCTGGCACAAACGCTTGAGAAGAATGGTATCGGTTCTTCGGTTGGCACGACTGATTTTACCGGACGATTGGTAAACCGTGGTGCATCCTACGCGCTTTCCTATGCGGAATCGCTCAAGGCGGTAAAGGCCGTCATGAAGCAAAACCGTGACTTGGACTATTTCATTGATATTCACCGTGATTCGCTGCGACGTAAGTCGACGACGGTTACAATCAATGGAAAGTCGTATGCACAAATCCACTTTGTCATCGGCATGCGCAACAAAGACTGGGAGAAAAATCAGCAGTTCGCGCTTAAGGTCCATAATATCGTTGAAAAGAAATATCCCGGTCTCTCTAAAGGTATATTTGGCAAAAAAGGTGGCAATGGTGAGTATAATCAATCCGTTTCTCCAAATGCCATTCTTGTAGAGGTAGGAGGCGTTGATAATACGCTTGAGGAATCCTATCGCACGGCCGATGTATTGGCGGAAGCGATTGCCGAGGTATTTTGGGAAGCGCAGAAAGTGGATACGAAAACGAAACCGAAACGATCGTAA